From a single Leishmania major strain Friedlin complete genome, chromosome 27 genomic region:
- a CDS encoding conserved hypothetical protein (previous protein_id=AAZ09833.1) has protein sequence MAYHQSQQMQKEFRLPMVPGLSCGEEMMRRNYDRRQIHGVKLDCATAIAGVPADRTLTGGSSDYPGSTLKAAVTAVAEAAEADEQGAEDPTGRVLRYYGYCIEPVSDSVLETERVRKVILNFYLEDGTMSVTEPKQDNSGFAFPANLKRHIVPNPDGTPITAAQLKVGESVSFYGRTYELYDADPFTRALLKEAGEEVPPAIVPPTDAYTTMRGRPVAKAHDVPSIAASSPLNTMLSPAQVRAARQFLEFDRKVLRCDCTWDDTTSLYGTKHFLTLYYFLSDGSIAFVEKDVQNSGRDPFPKFLSRQRIAKPTSASGKFDSSSLGSVTFKENANTVYYTDEDIRIGNVLNLYGRQVKIHDYNQYTRDHMAKKFGITAHAPIPGATPPPFVPPCSTRREISEETVREHHNEKHEELRRHRFANSVVKFLARLDNGKEEDKVRRFVLAVYLADNSVSIFEPVIRNSGIVGGKFLQRQKVRRADGEYFRADDFYVGARVVLNSFPFVILNSDEHSLNYMEHNPEEFGHSDINKIVRKMQAMLQSCTTGLAEAFRLADENRSGGLDMEVFLSIMKELNLDITEQEILTVLRYFDKNNESYVSYEEVASRIMPEGGAVASDNRPWEAIYQEGADHATASFLDDPKEAEEKERKSRENAAASRGAAEFLKLYDQRRQLFMKEFHAITDYAKDSLIGSDEFKMCTRRKLELSSISDEEMCALAKNLFPAVAPRVSYEEFMRLLNGTSTYAHTVAAIASHGASK, from the coding sequence ATGGCCTACCACCAGTCGCAGCAGATGCAGAAGGAGTTCCGGCTGCCGATGGTGCCGGGGCTGTCCTGTGGCGAGGAGATGATGCGCCGCAACTACGATCGTCGCCAGATACATGGTGTGAAACTGGACTGCGCGACAGCCATCGCTGGCGTGCCAGCAGATCGAACTCTCACCGGCGGCAGTAGCGACTACCCCGGCTCCACGCTGAAGGCCGCCGTGACGGccgtcgcggaggcggctgAGGCTGATGAGCAGGGCGCGGAGGACCCGACAGGCCGCGTGCTCCGCTACTACGGCTACTGCATCGAGCCCGTCTCGGACAGTGTACTGGAGACGGAGCGGGTGCGCAAGGTGATCCTCAACTTCTACCTCGAGGATGGCACGATGAGCGTGACGGAGCCGAAACAGGACAACTCCGGGTTTGCCTTTCCCGCCAACCTGAAGCGCCACATCGTTCCCAACCCGGACGGCACGCCGATCACCGCCGCACAGCTGAAGGTGGGTGAGTCGGTGTCCTTCTACGGCCGCACATACGAGCTGTACGACGCCGACCCCTTCACTCGGGCCCTGCTCAAAGAGGCTGGGGaagaggtgccgccggcCATCGTGCCGCCGACGGACGCGTACACCACGATGCGCGGCCGCCCTGTGGCCAAGGCGCACGACGTCCCGTCCATCGCGGCGTCCAGCCCGCTCAACACGATGCTCTCGCCCGCCCAGGTACGGGCGGCCCGGCAATTCCTCGAGTTTGACCGCAAGGTGCTGCGGTGCGACTGCACGTGGGACGACACAACGAGCCTCTACGGCACGAAGCACTTTCTCACACTTTACTACTTCCTTAGTGACGGCAGCATCGCGTTCGTCGAGAAGGATGTGCAGAATAGCGGCCGCGACCCGTTTCCCAAGTTCTTAAGCCGCCAGCGAATCGCGAAGCCGACAAGCGCCTCCGGCAAGTTCGACTCCTCGTCTCTTGGCTCCGTCACCTTCAAGGAGAACGCGAACACCGTCTACTACACTGACGAAGACATCCGCATTGGAAACGTGCTCAACCTCTACGGCCGCCAGGTGAAGATCCACGACTACAACCAGTACACGCGCGACCACATGGCGAAGAAATTCGGCATCACAGCACATGCGCCCATTCCcggcgccacgccgccgccgtttgTGCCACCGTGCTCGACGCGCCGCGAGATCTCCGAGGAGACGGTACGCGAGCACCACAACGAGAAGcacgaggagctgcgccgccaccgcttcgCCAACTCCGTTGTCAAGTTTCTCGCCCGCCTGGACAACGGCAAAGAGGAAGACAAGGTGCGCCGCTTCGTGCTGGCCGTATACCTGGCCGACAACAGCGTCTCCATCTTCGAGCCCGTCATCCGCAACAGCGGAATCGTGGGTGGGAAGttcctgcagcgccagaaggtgcgccgcgccgatGGCGAGTACTTCCGCGCGGACGACTTCTACGTcggcgcgcgcgtggtgcTCAACTCGTTCCCGTTTGTCATCCTCAACTCAGACGAGCACTCGCTGAACTACATGGAGCACAACCCTGAGGAATTCGGTCACTCAGACATCAACAAAATCGTCCGCAAGATGCAAGCGATGCTGCAGAGTTGCACCACGGGTCTCGCCGAGGCGTTCCGCCTCGCCGATGAAAACCGGAGCGGCGGCCTCGACATGGAGGTGTTTCTGTCCATCATGAAGGAACTCAACCTCGACATCACCGAACAAGAGATCCTGACAGTGCTACGGTACTTTGACAAAAACAACGAGTCGTACGTCAGCTATGAAGAGGTGGCCAGCCGCATCATGCCCGAGGGCGGTGCGGTGGCGAGCGACAACCGCCCGTGGGAGGCTATCTACCAGGAGGGCGCCGATCATGCCACCGCGTCGTTCCTCGATGACCCcaaggaggcagaggagaaggagcgcaagAGCCGCGAAAACGCGGCGGCTTCTCGAGGTGCGGCGGAGTTCCTCAAGCTCTATGATCAGCGCCGTCAGCTGTTCATGAAAGAGTTCCACGCCATCACCGACTACGCCAAGGACAGCCTCATCGGGTCTGATGAATTCAAGATGTGTACGCGGCGCAAGCTGGAgctctcctccatctccgACGAAGAGATGTGCGCGCTGGCGAAAAATCTCTTCCCTGCTGTGGCACCGCGCGTGTCGTACGAGGAGTTCATGCGCCTCCTGAACGGCACCTCCACCTACGCccacaccgtcgccgccatcgcctctCACGGCGCTTCAAAGTAG